From Channa argus isolate prfri chromosome 18, Channa argus male v1.0, whole genome shotgun sequence, the proteins below share one genomic window:
- the LOC137103490 gene encoding rhotekin-like isoform X2: MNENSQEKEVLKQIEREVRMQEGASKLLAACSQREQALEASKSLLTCNARILALLSQLQRMRKAQILQREGFSPNEDIVPCTGKVALSDLRIPLMWKDSEYFKNKGELHRCAVFCLLQCGTEIQGTDLVMVDRTLTDICLEDTIIFSDVGPGFQLRVELYSSCVIDEFTLGTIGPRKIGRLGGSLGCSSGKKIRAAFESAGICGSTSSGGPGSLSPPLCRELSTLGPKYNLLAHTTLRIEHIQDGFKTHDLSIDTSEDSPFWLPLYGSMCCRLVAQPLCMIQPGISGQFSVKLGEELNCWENVYGVLKGQRLFCYQCQEDPESEEKPLLVIPVKKVGLRYPSLWCL; this comes from the exons ATGAATGAAAACAGCCAG GAAAAAGAGGTTTTGAAGCAGATTGAGAGGGAGGTGCGAATGCAGGAGGGGGCCAGTAAGCTACTGGCAGCTTGCTCCCAAAGAGAACAGGCCCTGGAGGCCTCCAAGAGTCTGCTGACCTGCAACGCTCGCATTCTGGCCCTGCTCAGCCAACTGCAGAGGATGCGAAAAGCTCAGATCCTTCAGAGAGAGGGATTCAG CCCAAATGAAGACATAGTGCCATGCACTGGAAAAGTAGCCCTTTCAG ACCTGCGAATTCCACTCATGTGGAAAGACTCAGAGTACTTCAAAAACAAAGGAG AGCTGCATCGCTGTGCTGTGTTCTGCCTGCTTCAGTGTGGCACAGAGATCCAAGGCACTGATCTGGTGATGGTTGACAGGACATTAACTGACATATGTTTAGAAGACACTATCATATT CAGTGACGTAGGCCCGGGGTTTCAGCTTCGTGTTGAGCTGTACAGCAGTTGTGTGATTGACGAGTTCACCCTGGGGACAATAGGACCTCGGAAAATAGGTCGTCTGGGGGGCTCTCTGGGATGCTCCTCTGGGAAAAAGATCCGAGCTGCGTTCGAGTCTGCGGGCATTTGTGGCTCCACTTCCAGTGGAGGACCTGGAAGTTTGTCGCCGCCTTTATGCCGTGAGCTGTCCACGTT GGGCCCTAAGTATAACCTGTTGGCTCACACAACGCTAAGAATCGAACACATTCAGGATGGTTTCAAGACACACGATCTGTCGATAGACACATCGG AGGATAGTCCATTCTGGTTGCCTCTGTATGGAAGTATGTGCTGCCGCTTAGTAGCTCAGCCTCTGTGCATGATTCAGCCAGGCATAAGTGGCCAATTCAGTGTTAAG CTTGGAGAGGAGCTTAATTGCTGGGAAAATGTCTATGGTGTCCTCAAGGGACAAAGGCTTTTTTGCTATCAGTGTCAAGAAGACCCGGAGTCTGAGGAAAAGCCATTACTCGTAATCCCCGTCAAAAAGGTTGGTCTAA GATACCCTTCTCTGTGGTGCCTATGA